In one Silene latifolia isolate original U9 population chromosome 10, ASM4854445v1, whole genome shotgun sequence genomic region, the following are encoded:
- the LOC141608485 gene encoding secreted RxLR effector protein 161-like: MGKSYPVKSPMLVRNLDLKKDIFRPREENEEVLGPHVPYLSAIGALMYLANNTRPDIAFSVNLLARHSATPTRRHWNGIKYLLRYLQGTQDLGLFYQGRKNATLVGYADAGYLSDPHKAKSQNGYLFTYGGTPISWKSTKQTLTATSSNHAELIALYEICS; the protein is encoded by the coding sequence atgggtaaatcatATCCTGTGAAGTCACCAATGTTAGTTCGCAATCTTGATCTGAAAAAGGATATATTCCGTCCACGAGAAGAAAATGAGGAAGTTCTCGGACCTCATGTACCGTATCTTAGTGCAATTGGTGCACTAATGTATCTGGCAAATAATACAAGACCAGATATTGCTTTTTCAGTTAATCTTCTAGCAAGACATAGCGCAACACCAACAAGAAGGCATTGGAATGGTATTAAGTACCTCCTACGTTACCTTCAGGGAACCCAAGATCTTGGGCTATTTTACCAAGGAAGAAAAAATGCAACTCTTGTTGGTTATGCCGATGCAGGATATTTATCAGATCCACACAAAGCAAAGTCTCAAAATGGGTATCTGTTCACCTATGGCGGTACACCGATATCATGGAAATCAACCAAACAAACTTTGACCGCTACATCATCAAATCATGCTGAACTAATTGCTCTTTATGAAATTTGCTCGTGA